The window TTGATCCTCACGGTAACTAGAGTAAATGCAGGAAAGAACGTCGTTGGGGACGTTTTGTTGGGTCGAAGTTAATGCTTTGGATCAGATCTGGAGGTGGCCGAGGTTGGAGAAGGGTAGCAAACGTGAAGAACAGCTCTCATGATTGCAAATGTCCAGCGGGTAAAGGCTTGGGGGTTCCTATTGGAGGATAGAAGTGGTTGAGATCTGGATAATAGCTTGCTTCATACTTTCTCGGGGAAGGTGCCTGGGAGAGTTTTCAGTTTTTGCGCtagcttttgctttttttcgTCTGAGTATTGTTGggccttttttttgttattttcataaaatagagggttttatttgtaataaattcgCTATCTTTCGGTTATTTTagttttctgattttgtaaaatttcatctttcttttacgATCTGCagagtttaattttgtttgaataaaatgATGATTTCGTTCTGCTGATCAATTGATCTACCGTAAGGTAAGGTAGGATTGCTCGGgaagatttgataaaaaaaatggaggtGAAACACGGATCAGCAGAGGTAGAGATCGGCGAGAAAGATGAAGCGAAGAAACAATCAAAGGATCTCGAGTTTTTGAGCTGTATGATGCAACCGACAACATCGGAATCAGATCCACAGTACGTCGGAATCCGCCGGATTCTTCTCCATCGGAAAGCTGAATCTGGTGCTATCTCTCGCCGTTATGTGAGAAAGCTCTCTTTCATCACATTTATGTTATATACAATTGACTGATTCTACTAATTTCTAAGAGCTTCTGTGGTTGGTTGATTTTGAAAGGATTGGAGATGCAATGGGAAAGGATATGTTGCTTATCGTAATTTCATTAGTAGACCTAGGAAATGGGAGAATCAACGAACGCCTAGTCTCTTAAGTAGTCCAGGGAACAGGTTCTATCTTTAGcccttttgagttttttgtACTTGTTACCAGCATACATATAATTCTGTGTTTTCTGCGGATTTATAAGTCCCAATATAATTCTGACATCAGGGTAATTTACTGGTTGATGCTTCAGTGGTCGATGGTTACCTTCTACGGGTCCTCTCTCTCATCAGTTTGAAGCTGAAAGCTTTACTTCTAGTAGGGTAAGTAGAGTTTATCCATTCTTTACCACTTACTGGATTCCTAGTTTAGACTTTAAAGATCACTGGAATTATCAGAATAGATCATTGGAGTTCGTGTTTTGTTCCTAGGATTTACGGAGTGTCAATCAGGTTTCAAGCCGCAGGGCGAGTTTTAGCTCGAGCTTGAGTGATGGTGATAGTTCATATCGTCGTGGTGGTGTTGAACATGCTTATTCTTTTGTCGGAATGCATTCCATTTTCGATCAATGCAAATCTTctggtattttaaaaaaatttattgttggttttgtgttcttgactcagtttttgtttttttttttgttctaagaGTGAGTCTGTTTAACTATTATGCAGTTACTGTTCTCAAGTTTGGCCACATGAGTTCTGATCTACTTGCGTATGGGGCATCGGATGGAAGCTTAACAGTTTGCAGTCTCTCCGAAGAGCCTTCTGTCCTCAAGCAGTTGACAGGACACTCGAAAGATGTCACAGGTTAGATTGACtggtattgtttcttttttttctttctgtatatTGGGAAGATCTGTCTGCTATCCTGAACTTGCTCTTCGAAACTCTTAGAATATGATGCACAGTACTTATTTAACATGCTTTGTTAGGGGTAGATTTGAGTGGGAAGTGTAAAAGAAATCGATAAGGGTTTATGGATGACATTCCTTTTAGATCCTATCTCAAAGTATAAATTCAAGCATCTTACTTTATTGTTTCTTCAAATACCTTCAGATTTTGACTTCTCGTCAAACAATCAATACATCGCGTCATCATCGCTTGATAAGACAATACGAGTATGGGAGTTGTCAAGAGGCGTTTGTATTAGAGTTATATATGGAATCTCCCCACAGTTTTGTATCCGTTTCCACCCTGTAAGTTGCTATCTTTTTATCATctgtttatttttctcttgttGCAACTTGTTGTTTTTGATAGTGAATATCTTCTCATATACTGTGTGAGGAAATTTGTGGTTTTCTCTCGCTTCTTTATTAAAGATATTCCATTTTCATCTTTTCAACAGGTTAATAACAATTTCCTCTCTGCTGGCAATGCAAACAAGGAACTCACGGTACTACTCCTTGTAGCTAAGTAGATTGGTGTATTGCTTTTGTGTGTTTCCAACTGTTTACTTATCTGATGCCTTGCATCTCTCTTGTTGACAAAGTAGGTGTTTAATTTCAGCACAGGGAGAATTATTAAGAAATTGTTGTTCGAAGATGCGGTGACATCTATGGACCATGATCACACTGGCCAAATTATTTTCTGTGGGGATGGGCAGGTAACTATTCTCTGTACTGATGTCAAAAGATATTAACTAGGGAGATGGTCTGATATATTGCCAGTTACACATGTGGTGGTCAAGACTGACATTAAGTTTTGCATTGTTCGTTATAGCTAGAACGGGTTACATGATGCTTTTGACATTTCTTTGACTAAATAAAGATTTCTGTGGCATTTTTACGTTAGTTTGACAAGGTAGTTACTAATAATTGCAGGGAACGGTGTATTCAGTGAGCATGGATTCGCATACAGGTTCATTATCCCGGTCTCATCGCCATCGTACTAATCACAAATCCCCTGTCACAACTGTGAAGTACCGAAGCTTCTCCCTACTGGCATCAGGTCCTGTTCTGCTCACATGTACTCAGGACGGAAACTTGTGTTTCTTTAGGTTCAGCAACAGAACTTCCacttttgtttctgaatttgttctctttgtttttccttaTAAATCCTTGTGATTGATTGTTCTGCTTTGTGTTGGTGATGCAGTGTTGCCCTTCAGATAAAAGGTTATCTAACTTTGCGTTGCTCCCTCAAACTAGCCCCGCGAATACACAGAATCCAAGCATCGTTTTGCCCGCTATTATCCGTAGAGAAAGGAGAATACATAGGTTTGAATTTCAATCCGTCATTCACCTATTATACTGGCTATAGTAGATGCTTAGGTCTTTTTAGCACTCCTAGTCATGTGCTCTGCGTTTCTTCGTGTTTGAAACTGCAGTTGCTGGGAGCGAAGACTCGAATGTCTACTTCTATGATCTAACCAAACCGAAGCACACATGTGTAAACAAGCTACAGGTTAAACaatatattcttttcttctttatctgAAACTTTTGTTGGATGGATTATACATTATAGGAAACCGGACTCACGAGTTGTGAGAATTGGATACTGCAGGGTCACAGGTTTCCAGTAATGTGTGTTGCGTGGAACCATGGAGAGGACTTGTTGGCCTCGTCTGATTTCTACGGTGTTGTTATTGTATGGAAAAGAGCAAAGAAAAGCTCATAAggtttgtctataatattttaaatgaatcTTAAAACCCGCCATTTTTTGCCACAAAGGCTTTGGGGTTTTGCTTCATCTCTTTGTATCGCTAATCACAAACTGTGTCAAtttagttttaagtttgttttcttttccatctctTACAAATTATAAGGTTCTGTGACAATCCTATGCACAGATTCAATAGCTTAAATGTAGGGTTGGGACAGGCACGTCCATAAAAAGTGAACAACTCTTTCGATctctaaaagaagaagaagacattacTTAATTACTTCTCATTCGACGACAATTCTGTCTTTTGTCTGTGTATTAATTTCCTAACTAAAAGTCTAAAGGCAATACAACTCAAATTCAACGTAAGTACTAACTACTAAGTAGGGGTATTAACCAAATCTCCCGGCTTCATGACTTATTAGATTATTGCCTATGTAGATCttccattattatttttgtttattacttttttttttagtaataatatgGGTTGGTTGGTCGTATATATTAAGTCACTCTTCCCTATCCACTGACTCGACTCTGTCCATTGTCAaagtctctctgtctctctctgcTTCTGCCATCTCTGTCCCAATTCAGACATTTTCCCCTTCTTTCCTTTGCCACCCATCAATTCACGTTCTTCTCTTACTCACcccaaatgatttttttcttttaattttgacgTCTTtattctcgattttttttttaatctcgaaatttgcaatatattttttcagtAAAAAGACTACTAtttttaccccaaaaaaaaaaaaaaaactcaactgtATGTATTTCGTaaaaattctttttgtttttcttttctattatgGTCTCTCcattcaaaatatatacacttatgttttgcatcaataccGCTGTGGTTTAATGTGTACCACGTCCTACATCctctatataaatttacaaaccTTTCACTTTGATGATAGTATGACGAGGTGGTACCACCATTTTTCTAATCACACTAACATTGCTCACCACACATGTTTATTTTAACTAGATTTACATATATCTCTTACCATcatttcttgtcattttcatacCACCTTATACCACAAATCAGACTTACAAAATGTCTTGGAGTTGGCATTTACTCATTTTGTTTCCGCTTCTTAAATATGTTATATGGACCTAGTCTCATAGAGAAGAAAGTAAAAGTTTCATTCATCCATGACAAGATATGGACGTACACTCAGtgagaaagaaagtaaaagttTAA is drawn from Camelina sativa cultivar DH55 chromosome 1, Cs, whole genome shotgun sequence and contains these coding sequences:
- the LOC104792318 gene encoding WD repeat-containing protein 13-like, with protein sequence MEVKHGSAEVEIGEKDEAKKQSKDLEFLSCMMQPTTSESDPQYVGIRRILLHRKAESGAISRRYDWRCNGKGYVAYRNFISRPRKWENQRTPSLLSSPGNSGRWLPSTGPLSHQFEAESFTSSRDLRSVNQVSSRRASFSSSLSDGDSSYRRGGVEHAYSFVGMHSIFDQCKSSVTVLKFGHMSSDLLAYGASDGSLTVCSLSEEPSVLKQLTGHSKDVTDFDFSSNNQYIASSSLDKTIRVWELSRGVCIRVIYGISPQFCIRFHPVNNNFLSAGNANKELTVFNFSTGRIIKKLLFEDAVTSMDHDHTGQIIFCGDGQGTVYSVSMDSHTGSLSRSHRHRTNHKSPVTTVKYRSFSLLASGPVLLTCTQDGNLCFFSVALQIKGYLTLRCSLKLAPRIHRIQASFCPLLSVEKGEYIVAGSEDSNVYFYDLTKPKHTCVNKLQGHRFPVMCVAWNHGEDLLASSDFYGVVIVWKRAKKSS